One stretch of Anolis carolinensis isolate JA03-04 chromosome 3, rAnoCar3.1.pri, whole genome shotgun sequence DNA includes these proteins:
- the LOC134297328 gene encoding uncharacterized protein LOC134297328 — MFMFPTVKVPGDTTESLVCSFRSGCGELTLSQEYGHHPAVAVRCNMQVEDEELLGAGGGRSERATPETDAEFHQLAALASSTAYAQPNGVTQRRGVVRGDSTGGEEGSPSPGPQKMVFLEERMSAMETTLAVMSRAMERLAVLAEPERGRELRASSMWDVSMGSSQGFADLPAPKGREMRKEPGARPKIQTSLTRVEESDDEGEKPPRIPATLPTETLVPLANAGRGTGQREAAAGPTGPQGGLRRAENWGLPPQGPLPRREELRIEFGGESSELDFFLTTVRGYMEDNAHTFRTESSRVRAIGAVLKRGAASWYVQLHARRDPCLGSLRRFMGALETRFRDPLEQIRAREELKTVSQGQRSVSEYAEEFQCLAEKVPEWSAVTKIELFKEGLRREILSWAVHRDEPDTLRGWIQLAGRIETSLAQARRHRGGLQQRPQMKEGSRKEGSTPAGRRTEPTGNVSTSRRGCFVCGRLGHRAAECWQRKGEGGGPPKPRAVAGKRAEEEPPMRHHSGGLDEGEEDAMSEPCY; from the exons atgttcatgtttcctacagtaaaagttcctggtgataccacagagagtctcgtgtgttcattcaggagcggctgtggtgagctgacactaagccaagaatacggacaccatcccgctgtagcggtgaggtgtaacatgcaagtggaggatgaagagctcttgggcgccggaggaggaaggtcggaaagggccactcccgagacggacgctgagttccaccagctggcggccctggcgtcatccaccgcttatgcccagccaaatggggtaacccagaggcgcggagtggtgcggggagatagcaccggaggagaggaaggttcaccttccccaggcccgcaaaagatggtgtttctggaggagaggatgtcggcgatggagaccaccctggcagtgatgtcgagggcgatggagcgcctggcggttttggcggagccggagcgaggaagggaactccgggctagctcaatgtgggacgtgagcatgggaagcagccagggctttgcagacctcccagctccgaagggaagggaaatgcgaaaggagcccggtgcccggcccaagatccaaacgagcctgacgcgggtggaggagagtgacgacgaaggggaaaagcctccgagaatcccggctacgctcccaactgagaccctggtgcccctggcgaatgccgggcgtggcacaggacaaagggaagcagcagcggggcccactggcccgcaagggggcttgcgacgggcggagaattggggattgccaccacagggacccctaccgagacgagaggaactaaggatcgagtttgggggagagtcctctgaactggattttttcctgaccacggtgaggggctatatggaggacaacgcccacacttttagaacggaatccagccgggtacgggccattggtgcagtgttgaagaggggagcggccagctggtacgttcaactacacgcgcggcgcgacccatgtctggggtcactccgacgctttatgggggccctggagacccgtttccgagatccactggagcagatccgggcgagggaggagttgaagaccgtctcccaggggcagaggtcggtatctgagtatgcggaggagttccaatgcctcgctgaaaaggtgccggaatggtctgcagtgacaaagatagaactcttcaaagaggggctcaggcgggagatcctctcctgggcggtgcatcgtgatgagcctgacacactgcgcggatggattcagctggcggggcgcatcgagacatcgctggcccaggcgaggaggcaccgaggagggctacagcagcggccgcagatgaaagaggggagccggaaggagggatcaaccccagccgggaggagaacggagccgacagggaacgtgagcaccagcaggaggggctgcttcgtgtgcggccgtttgggccacagggctgccgagtgctggcagagaaaaggggaaggcggaggcccgcccaaaccaagagccgtggcagggaaacgcgccgaggaagaaccaccgatgaggcaccactcgggggggttg gacgaaggggaggaggacgccatgtcagaaccctgctactag